The Collimonas sp. PA-H2 genome contains a region encoding:
- a CDS encoding nitronate monooxygenase family protein: MALPAALQNLSLPVIGSPMFIASGPALVAAQCKAGIVGSFPALNARPAELLDVWLTDLQAELAAYQAEHPDAKIGPIAVNQIVHQSNDRLAHDVAVCVKHKVPIIISSLRAPPPEMMDAIHSYGGIVLHDVISIRHAQKALEAGVDGLILVAAGAGGHAGPLSPFALVGEVRKFFKGPIALSGAIATGDAILAAQAMGADFAYIGSRWLATKEAHVDDAYRQAIVESTAADVVYTNLFTGVHGNYLKKSIVNAGLDPDNLPEADKSKMNFGSGGSGAKAWRDIWGAGQGVGLMDDVPSVAQMVDRLQTEYQAARKRLAL, encoded by the coding sequence ATGGCACTGCCAGCTGCGTTGCAAAACCTGAGCCTTCCCGTCATCGGCTCGCCGATGTTCATCGCCAGCGGCCCGGCCCTGGTGGCCGCCCAATGCAAGGCGGGCATCGTCGGCTCTTTCCCCGCCCTCAACGCCCGGCCGGCGGAATTGCTGGATGTCTGGCTGACCGATCTGCAAGCGGAACTGGCGGCTTACCAGGCCGAGCATCCCGACGCCAAGATCGGCCCGATCGCGGTCAACCAGATCGTCCATCAATCGAATGACCGCCTGGCGCACGACGTCGCGGTATGCGTCAAGCATAAGGTCCCTATCATCATTTCCAGCCTGCGCGCGCCGCCGCCGGAAATGATGGATGCGATCCACAGCTATGGCGGCATCGTACTGCACGACGTGATCTCGATCCGCCACGCGCAAAAGGCGCTGGAAGCCGGCGTCGACGGCCTGATCCTGGTGGCGGCCGGCGCCGGAGGCCATGCCGGACCGCTGTCGCCGTTTGCGCTGGTGGGTGAAGTACGCAAATTCTTCAAGGGTCCGATTGCCTTGTCGGGCGCGATCGCCACCGGCGATGCGATCCTGGCGGCGCAGGCGATGGGCGCCGACTTTGCCTATATCGGTTCGCGCTGGCTGGCGACCAAGGAAGCGCATGTCGACGATGCCTATCGCCAGGCCATCGTAGAGTCCACAGCCGCGGATGTGGTGTACACCAATCTGTTCACCGGCGTGCACGGCAACTACCTGAAGAAATCGATCGTCAATGCCGGCCTCGATCCGGACAACCTGCCGGAAGCGGATAAATCGAAGATGAATTTCGGTTCCGGCGGCAGCGGCGCCAAGGCCTGGCGCGATATCTGGGGCGCCGGCCAAGGCGTTGGCCTGATGGATGACGTGCCGAGCGTGGCGCAGATGGTGGATCGCCTGCAGACTGAATACCAGGCGGCGCGCAAACGTCTGGCGTTGTAA
- a CDS encoding MBL fold metallo-hydrolase: MSATFLPPTMRVLERGWLSSNNILFLGSEQTALVDSGYLTHAPQTLALVAHGLQGRPLDRLLNTHLHSDHCGGNAALQQAYGCRTSIPAGQAEQVRRWDRDALSYSGTGQQCAPFTFDDTLQAGDWLTLGDLQWQVLAAAGHDPHSLVFYCPQQGILISADALWENGFGVIFPELDGESGFAEAQATLELIASLDVRLVIPGHGSPFPGAGAALERAFARLAYLAADPQRNAGNAIKVLLKFLLLERQQIRLTEVEQMLTSLPLVEAANRRYLRLSGAELAEWTVAQLLRAGAAEVRDGCLLNR, encoded by the coding sequence ATGAGCGCGACCTTCCTGCCGCCGACCATGCGGGTGCTGGAACGCGGCTGGCTGTCGTCCAACAACATCCTGTTCCTTGGCAGCGAGCAGACCGCGCTGGTGGACAGCGGCTATCTCACGCATGCGCCGCAAACCCTGGCGCTGGTGGCGCACGGCTTGCAAGGGCGGCCGCTGGACCGTTTGCTCAACACTCACCTGCATTCGGACCATTGCGGCGGCAACGCCGCCCTACAGCAGGCTTATGGCTGCCGGACCTCGATTCCCGCCGGCCAGGCCGAGCAGGTGCGGCGCTGGGACCGGGACGCGCTGAGCTACAGCGGCACCGGCCAGCAATGTGCGCCGTTCACTTTCGACGATACCCTGCAGGCCGGCGACTGGCTGACCCTGGGCGACCTGCAGTGGCAGGTGCTGGCGGCGGCCGGGCACGATCCGCATTCCCTGGTTTTTTATTGTCCACAGCAGGGCATCCTGATTTCCGCCGATGCCTTGTGGGAAAACGGTTTTGGCGTGATCTTTCCGGAACTGGATGGCGAATCCGGTTTTGCCGAGGCGCAGGCAACGCTGGAGCTGATCGCATCGCTCGACGTGCGGCTGGTGATTCCCGGTCACGGCAGTCCATTTCCCGGCGCCGGCGCCGCGCTGGAAAGGGCTTTTGCGCGGCTCGCCTATCTGGCCGCCGATCCGCAGCGCAATGCCGGCAATGCCATCAAGGTCTTGCTCAAGTTCTTGCTGCTGGAACGACAACAGATCAGATTGACCGAGGTGGAGCAGATGCTGACCAGCCTGCCGCTGGTTGAGGCCGCCAACCGCCGCTATCTGCGGCTCAGCGGCGCTGAGCTCGCCGAATGGACGGTGGCCCAGTTGCTTCGCGCCGGGGCGGCGGAAGTGCGCGACGGCTGCTTGTTAAACCGCTAA
- a CDS encoding DUF1289 domain-containing protein, with protein MKNQQTKSVIAPAVVDAGTDYSISPCINVCVMNPETALCDGCQRTLDEIALWGSASELQKRAIWQLIRQRRAP; from the coding sequence GTGAAAAATCAGCAAACCAAGTCCGTCATTGCGCCTGCGGTTGTCGACGCTGGCACGGACTACAGCATCTCGCCCTGCATCAACGTCTGCGTGATGAACCCGGAAACCGCCTTGTGCGACGGCTGCCAGCGCACACTGGATGAAATCGCCCTGTGGGGCAGCGCCAGCGAGCTGCAAAAGCGCGCCATCTGGCAGCTGATCCGGCAACGGCGCGCGCCATGA
- the creB gene encoding two-component system response regulator CreB: MLNILLAEDESAIADTVIYALSSEGFQVHHCLLGGVALQQARSGQFDLAVLDVGLPDMSGFDVCRELRKFSSLPVIFLTARGSEIDRLIGLEIGADDYMVKPFSPRELAARIRVVLRRLGHAPAAENSTAVSTPAIVTLGAFEMDTLGMRIRYAGQALQLTRYEYLLLKMLLSRPGGIFSRNQLMDSIWHDAPDSTDRTVDTHVKTLRIKLKAVAPAADPIHTHRGLGYSLELAPP, translated from the coding sequence ATGCTGAACATTTTACTGGCCGAAGACGAAAGCGCGATTGCCGACACAGTGATCTACGCGCTCAGCAGCGAAGGATTCCAGGTCCATCATTGCCTGCTCGGCGGCGTCGCCTTGCAACAGGCGCGCAGCGGCCAGTTCGACCTGGCGGTGCTGGACGTCGGCCTGCCCGACATGAGCGGCTTCGATGTCTGCCGCGAGCTGCGCAAGTTTTCCTCGCTGCCGGTGATTTTCCTGACTGCGCGCGGCAGCGAAATCGACCGCCTGATCGGTCTCGAAATCGGCGCCGACGATTACATGGTCAAGCCTTTCTCGCCGCGCGAGCTGGCGGCGCGCATCCGCGTTGTCCTGCGCCGCCTGGGCCACGCGCCGGCGGCCGAAAACAGCACTGCCGTTAGCACGCCAGCCATCGTCACGCTGGGCGCATTCGAAATGGATACGCTCGGCATGCGCATACGCTATGCCGGCCAGGCCCTGCAGCTGACGCGCTATGAATACCTGTTGCTGAAGATGCTGCTGAGCCGGCCGGGCGGCATTTTCAGCCGCAACCAGCTGATGGACTCGATCTGGCACGACGCGCCGGACAGCACCGACCGCACCGTCGACACCCACGTCAAGACCTTGCGCATCAAGCTCAAAGCCGTGGCGCCTGCGGCCGACCCTATCCACACCCATCGCGGCCTCGGCTATTCGCTGGAACTGGCGCCGCCATGA
- the creC gene encoding two-component system sensor histidine kinase CreC has translation MKLGIRILLGYFLIVGLAGVFIQRVFLAEVKPAVRQAMEDTLVDTANILAELAADDMKQNHIADGNFASRVREYAHRGVDAKIWSFRKTTLDYRIYVTDLKGIVLFDSTGRAVGQDYSRRNDVYLTLQGSYGVRSTRDVDSDERSTVMHVAAPIIDNGKIIGVLTVAKPNNTLQPAISQSERTILRWGALLLFLSLAVGLAVTLWISRSLGALQRYARAVTAGERVRPPAKGASEIVELGQALESMRQKLEGKQYVEHYIHSLTHEMKSPLAAIQGAAELLDENLPAVQRRRFAHNIRSQSQRLAELIEKMLALAAIEHRQTLENVVAIDLGELLDEVINLLEPRLQRAGVSVRRDIYPPASALQPKIRGEVFLLRQALINLLDNAIDFSPPNSVIVIKSDFSQPGTVKLSVRDSGPGIPAYALTRVFERFYSLPRPGSNEKSTGLGLCFVQQVAELHHGRVSLRNCSEGGAEAQLNLPADPA, from the coding sequence ATGAAGCTCGGCATCCGCATCCTGTTGGGCTATTTCCTGATCGTCGGGCTGGCCGGGGTCTTTATCCAGCGTGTTTTCCTGGCCGAGGTCAAGCCAGCGGTGCGGCAGGCGATGGAAGACACCTTGGTCGATACCGCCAACATCCTGGCCGAGCTGGCGGCCGACGACATGAAGCAGAACCACATCGCCGACGGCAATTTCGCCAGCCGCGTACGCGAATATGCGCATCGCGGCGTCGACGCCAAGATCTGGAGCTTCCGCAAAACCACGCTGGATTACCGCATCTACGTCACCGATCTCAAGGGCATCGTGCTGTTCGATTCCACCGGCCGCGCCGTCGGCCAGGACTATTCGCGCCGCAACGATGTCTACCTGACTTTGCAAGGCAGCTATGGCGTGCGTTCCACGCGCGATGTCGACAGCGATGAACGCAGCACCGTGATGCACGTGGCGGCGCCGATCATCGACAATGGCAAGATTATCGGCGTGCTGACCGTGGCCAAGCCCAATAACACCTTGCAGCCGGCGATCTCGCAAAGCGAGAGAACCATCCTGCGCTGGGGCGCCTTGCTGCTGTTCCTGTCGCTGGCGGTCGGGCTCGCGGTGACCTTGTGGATCAGCCGTTCGCTGGGGGCCCTGCAGCGCTACGCGCGCGCGGTGACTGCTGGAGAACGGGTGCGGCCGCCGGCCAAGGGCGCCAGCGAAATCGTCGAGCTGGGCCAGGCGCTGGAATCGATGCGGCAAAAGCTGGAAGGCAAGCAGTATGTCGAACACTACATCCACAGCCTGACCCATGAAATGAAAAGTCCGCTGGCGGCGATCCAGGGCGCGGCCGAACTGCTCGATGAAAACCTGCCCGCTGTCCAGCGCCGCCGCTTCGCCCATAACATCCGCAGCCAGTCGCAACGGCTGGCGGAACTGATAGAGAAAATGCTGGCGCTGGCGGCGATCGAACACCGGCAAACCTTGGAAAACGTCGTCGCCATCGATCTCGGCGAGCTGCTGGATGAAGTCATCAACCTGCTGGAACCGCGCCTGCAGCGTGCCGGGGTCAGCGTGCGCAGGGATATATATCCACCGGCGTCGGCGCTGCAGCCGAAAATCCGCGGCGAAGTTTTTCTATTGCGCCAGGCGCTGATCAACCTGCTGGACAACGCCATCGATTTCTCGCCGCCGAACAGCGTGATCGTCATCAAGAGCGATTTCTCGCAGCCCGGAACCGTCAAGCTGTCGGTGCGGGACAGCGGCCCCGGCATCCCCGCCTACGCGTTGACGCGAGTATTTGAACGCTTTTATTCCTTGCCGCGGCCGGGCAGCAACGAAAAGAGCACCGGCCTCGGCCTGTGTTTCGTGCAGCAGGTGGCGGAGCTGCACCATGGCAGGGTCAGCTTGCGCAACTGCAGCGAAGGCGGCGCCGAGGCCCAGCTGAACTTGCCAGCCGATCCAGCCTGA